A DNA window from Thermosynechococcaceae cyanobacterium Okahandja contains the following coding sequences:
- a CDS encoding ATP-dependent helicase has protein sequence MNALKAQLRPGQRQIADWPGGLLAVSAVPGAGKSHGMAVGAAIAIALKKIALKKLDRQRQLLVVTYSRSAAANIKVRIRQYLNRMGLTRSGFSVQTLHSLALKIAAPTWQGRAENLLSEYEQQRLCRLCVEQWARSHPEQMQRLIQGADAQLPLHSEQLTRRHALISSILKDFAKTVITSARSAFLSPADLRQLSHHSALATDPYPFLEIAADLLELYQQHLLAREQIDYDEMILAAVQVLEADAHYRREWQQRVYAVFEDEAQDSTPLQSRLLHLLATDASDANVVNVVRVGDPNQAINSSFTAADPLFFNEFCDQCAQQQAFYAMTQAGRCTPLVIKAANYLVAWANQAYAQQEPPFRFQEIEPVAAGDPQPDANPPPWGQGVEIVYPQTVMDTAQQLVARIAAVFAEHPEATVAILVRQNKQGRFLDEVLRSPAEFGLKEDLRSLGLTILDVAGVERRSHVPRELFEILEFLYCPYSPDRVKAALTVLVERGIIPAQNLDRLAVQPEVFLYPGPLDAPASPDVLQARQCCHDLLRARLQLSLFPLMTYCAQRLGYNAAELATTDRLIYHLSQQQEPQLWEHLAPIWQGIVAEDTFASVEMEDLHSRYVCPRQVTILTMHKAKGLDWDAVFVPFLEAKSLPGESWVAANARFLGDVDFSAVTRAQIRAYSHGQPIPNAQQAWQKAQAAKTAEEYRLLYVAMTRAKRLLWLAAASQAPFWPSFNWRGHYELQPQSPCNFLPFLKEKLEEWGVATRGDR, from the coding sequence ATGAACGCGTTGAAGGCGCAACTGCGTCCGGGGCAGCGGCAGATTGCGGACTGGCCGGGAGGGTTGCTGGCGGTCTCGGCGGTGCCGGGGGCGGGTAAGTCCCATGGGATGGCGGTGGGAGCAGCGATCGCCATTGCCCTGAAGAAAATTGCCCTGAAGAAATTAGATAGGCAGCGGCAGTTACTGGTTGTTACCTACAGCCGCTCGGCGGCGGCCAACATTAAGGTGCGTATTCGCCAGTATCTGAACCGGATGGGGCTGACCCGCAGTGGCTTTAGTGTGCAAACACTCCACAGCTTGGCCCTCAAAATTGCCGCCCCCACGTGGCAGGGCAGGGCCGAGAACTTACTATCTGAGTATGAACAGCAGCGGCTGTGTCGCCTGTGTGTGGAGCAGTGGGCGCGATCGCACCCCGAGCAAATGCAGCGCCTCATTCAGGGAGCCGATGCGCAGCTTCCCCTGCACAGTGAGCAACTCACCCGTCGCCATGCCTTAATCAGCAGCATTCTCAAAGACTTTGCCAAAACGGTGATTACCAGTGCCCGCAGCGCCTTTCTCAGTCCCGCCGATTTGCGCCAGTTAAGTCACCACAGCGCCCTAGCAACGGATCCCTACCCCTTTTTAGAGATTGCCGCCGATCTGTTGGAACTTTACCAGCAGCACCTCTTGGCACGGGAGCAAATTGACTACGATGAAATGATTTTGGCGGCGGTGCAGGTCCTCGAAGCCGATGCCCACTATCGGCGGGAGTGGCAACAGCGGGTCTATGCCGTCTTTGAGGACGAAGCCCAAGACTCAACACCCTTGCAGTCCCGGTTACTGCACTTGCTCGCCACCGATGCTAGCGATGCCAACGTGGTGAACGTGGTGCGGGTAGGGGACCCCAACCAGGCCATTAACTCGTCCTTTACCGCGGCTGATCCCCTGTTCTTTAACGAGTTTTGTGATCAGTGTGCCCAACAACAGGCCTTTTATGCCATGACCCAAGCGGGTCGCTGTACGCCGCTGGTCATTAAAGCCGCGAATTACCTTGTGGCCTGGGCAAACCAAGCCTACGCGCAGCAGGAGCCACCCTTCCGATTTCAGGAGATTGAACCGGTCGCTGCCGGTGACCCCCAGCCGGATGCCAACCCACCCCCCTGGGGTCAAGGGGTGGAAATTGTTTACCCACAAACGGTCATGGACACGGCTCAACAGTTGGTGGCGCGGATTGCGGCGGTGTTTGCAGAGCACCCCGAGGCCACGGTGGCCATTTTAGTCCGCCAAAACAAGCAGGGGCGCTTCTTAGATGAAGTGTTGCGATCGCCGGCGGAGTTTGGCCTAAAAGAGGATCTCCGCTCCCTTGGCCTTACGATCCTTGACGTGGCTGGGGTCGAGCGGCGTTCCCATGTTCCCAGAGAACTGTTTGAGATTCTGGAGTTTCTTTACTGTCCCTACTCCCCCGATCGCGTTAAGGCCGCACTCACTGTCCTAGTGGAACGGGGCATCATCCCCGCCCAAAACCTTGATCGGCTGGCGGTACAGCCAGAAGTGTTCCTCTACCCGGGGCCGTTGGATGCACCGGCCTCCCCCGACGTGTTGCAGGCACGGCAGTGCTGCCATGATTTGTTACGGGCACGCTTGCAGCTATCCCTATTTCCCCTGATGACCTACTGTGCCCAACGGCTGGGCTACAATGCGGCGGAGCTGGCCACCACCGATCGCCTCATTTACCACCTGAGTCAGCAGCAGGAACCCCAACTGTGGGAGCATTTAGCACCCATTTGGCAGGGAATTGTTGCGGAGGATACCTTTGCCTCGGTAGAAATGGAAGACCTCCACAGTCGCTACGTTTGCCCTCGCCAAGTGACCATTCTGACGATGCACAAAGCCAAGGGATTAGACTGGGATGCCGTCTTTGTGCCGTTTTTAGAGGCCAAGAGCCTGCCCGGTGAGTCATGGGTGGCGGCAAATGCGCGCTTCCTTGGGGATGTGGACTTTAGCGCGGTCACTCGTGCCCAAATTCGTGCCTACTCCCACGGCCAACCCATTCCAAATGCCCAGCAGGCATGGCAGAAAGCACAGGCCGCCAAGACCGCCGAAGAGTATCGCCTCCTCTATGTGGCCATGACCCGTGCCAAGCGACTCCTCTGGCTGGCAGCAGCCTCCCAAGCTCCCTTTTGGCCGAGCTTTAACTGGCGCGGCCACTACGAACTCCAGCCCCAGTCGCCCTGCAATTTTTTACCTTTCCTGAAGGAAAAGCTAGAGGAATGGGGCGTGGCTACTCGCGGCGATCGCTAA
- a CDS encoding DUF4278 domain-containing protein, giving the protein MQLTYRGVNYPASENRTAVVASGVTGRYRGAQWVGYKAANAVAQPNHTLCWRGVRYQTNGEPVVAAAAATSAPEKPLLPQRSRDPIAETHRHAILKSLEHRLNVARSQGNQDLINLLEDEWQQFA; this is encoded by the coding sequence ATGCAACTAACATACCGTGGTGTTAACTATCCAGCGAGTGAAAATCGGACGGCTGTCGTCGCATCCGGTGTAACGGGTCGCTACCGGGGTGCCCAATGGGTCGGTTATAAAGCCGCCAATGCGGTAGCCCAGCCCAACCATACCCTGTGCTGGCGGGGCGTTCGCTACCAGACCAACGGTGAGCCAGTTGTTGCCGCTGCCGCTGCTACCAGTGCCCCCGAAAAACCCCTCCTGCCCCAGCGGAGTCGTGATCCCATTGCGGAAACCCACCGTCATGCCATTCTCAAAAGCCTAGAGCACCGTCTAAATGTGGCACGGAGTCAGGGCAACCAAGACTTGATTAATTTGCTAGAAGACGAGTGGCAGCAATTTGCCTAA
- a CDS encoding MinD/ParA family protein has product MGNIISVHSFRGGTGKSNTTANIGCSLATLGYRVGIVDTDIQSPGIHVLFGLESEDTEHALNDYLWGRCEITDVARDVTHLLTSHNQPDKGAIFLIPSSLKTSEITRVLREGYDVGLLNDGFQQLLQGLDLDFLMIDTHPGLNEETLLSITVSDALVLILRPDRQDFQGTAVTVDVARQLDVPKMVLVANKVPAAFNRDSLKQQIESTYSVPVAGVLPVCEEMFQLGSSDIFCLRYPDHPYSLVIRSIVQHLLD; this is encoded by the coding sequence ATGGGTAATATCATTTCCGTTCATTCATTTCGTGGTGGGACCGGTAAATCCAACACAACGGCGAACATTGGTTGCTCACTGGCCACGCTTGGCTATCGAGTTGGTATTGTCGATACCGACATCCAGTCTCCCGGTATTCACGTACTCTTTGGCCTCGAATCAGAAGATACCGAGCACGCCCTCAATGATTACCTTTGGGGACGCTGCGAAATCACAGATGTGGCTCGCGATGTCACTCATCTGCTCACCTCCCATAACCAGCCCGACAAAGGGGCGATTTTTCTGATTCCCTCCAGCCTAAAAACAAGTGAAATTACACGGGTGCTGCGGGAAGGTTACGATGTCGGCTTGCTCAACGATGGCTTCCAGCAGTTGCTCCAAGGTTTAGACCTCGACTTTTTGATGATTGATACCCACCCGGGCCTGAACGAAGAAACGCTGCTGTCGATTACTGTGTCTGATGCCTTGGTGCTGATCCTGCGACCCGATCGCCAAGATTTTCAGGGGACAGCGGTCACTGTGGATGTGGCTCGCCAGCTTGATGTGCCCAAAATGGTACTGGTTGCGAACAAAGTGCCCGCTGCTTTTAACAGGGACTCTCTCAAGCAACAAATTGAAAGTACCTATTCTGTTCCGGTGGCGGGGGTGCTGCCCGTGTGTGAAGAGATGTTTCAGTTGGGCAGCAGCGATATTTTTTGTTTGCGTTACCCCGACCATCCCTATAGCCTAGTAATTAGAAGTATTGTGCAGCATTTGCTGGATTAA
- a CDS encoding sigma factor-like helix-turn-helix DNA-binding protein, which produces MTDSQDLSSGSTQGAGLNPAELLMLPDRQRTILTMMMRRQAALTLLEIAEQLNLSSEDVAAVMAELLQLGYVTAANDTYQVKLGRRTPRVQPKRQSPRVAAVWDKLG; this is translated from the coding sequence ATGACCGACAGTCAAGACCTCAGCAGTGGTTCCACTCAAGGAGCGGGGCTGAATCCCGCAGAGCTGCTGATGTTGCCCGATCGCCAGCGAACCATTTTGACCATGATGATGCGGCGCCAAGCAGCGCTGACGCTATTGGAAATTGCCGAGCAGCTTAACCTATCTTCCGAAGATGTTGCGGCGGTGATGGCAGAGCTATTGCAGTTGGGCTACGTCACGGCGGCGAATGACACCTACCAAGTGAAGCTAGGCCGACGCACGCCACGGGTGCAACCCAAGCGCCAGTCACCGCGGGTGGCCGCCGTCTGGGACAAGTTGGGCTAG
- a CDS encoding heme o synthase, translating into MPETILTATTPRAWHNLLGDYLQLTKPRLILLFLITTAAAMAVASGGTVSPWLLLVTLLSGTFAAAAANTINCLYDRDIDAIMERTRHRPLPSGRVSPTEALIFAIILAATAFTLLTVFANLLSACLAMAGIAVYVGVYTHWLKRSSPQNIVIGGAAGAIPPLVGWTAVTGELSWAAWVLFAIIFIWTPPHFWPLAMLIQEDYARVNVPMLPVVNGDGPTARQIFLYTLALIPTSLLLVYPCGVVGWAYGLAAIALGVWFLYRAWQLTQAPSDKERARSLFKFSILYMMLLCGAMALDRMLLSQLDLTLATELQALTCLLPWS; encoded by the coding sequence ATGCCAGAAACCATCTTGACAGCCACGACCCCGCGCGCTTGGCACAATCTGTTGGGGGATTACCTGCAACTGACCAAACCCCGCCTCATCCTGCTCTTTCTCATTACCACGGCGGCGGCCATGGCCGTGGCCAGCGGCGGCACCGTCTCACCTTGGTTGCTGCTGGTTACCCTCCTAAGTGGCACCTTTGCTGCGGCAGCCGCCAACACCATTAACTGCCTCTACGATCGCGACATTGATGCGATTATGGAGCGCACCCGCCATCGTCCCCTGCCCTCAGGACGGGTATCCCCCACAGAGGCACTCATTTTTGCCATTATTCTTGCGGCAACGGCCTTTACGCTGCTGACGGTCTTTGCCAACCTGCTGAGTGCTTGCCTAGCGATGGCGGGTATTGCTGTTTATGTGGGGGTTTATACCCACTGGCTCAAGCGCTCATCGCCCCAAAATATTGTCATTGGGGGGGCAGCCGGTGCCATTCCGCCCCTTGTGGGTTGGACGGCGGTCACAGGCGAGCTAAGCTGGGCGGCGTGGGTACTCTTTGCCATTATCTTTATTTGGACACCACCGCACTTTTGGCCGTTGGCGATGCTTATCCAGGAGGACTACGCCCGCGTTAATGTGCCGATGCTGCCGGTTGTCAATGGCGATGGCCCTACGGCACGGCAAATTTTTCTTTATACCTTGGCGCTCATTCCCACCTCGTTGCTGTTGGTGTATCCCTGTGGGGTGGTGGGCTGGGCCTACGGTCTGGCAGCGATCGCCCTTGGGGTCTGGTTTCTCTATCGGGCATGGCAGTTGACCCAAGCCCCCAGCGACAAAGAACGGGCGCGATCCCTCTTCAAGTTTTCAATTTTGTATATGATGCTCCTATGTGGTGCCATGGCCTTAGATCGGATGCTGTTAAGTCAGCTTGATCTAACCCTCGCAACCGAACTACAGGCGCTCACCTGTCTGCTACCGTGGAGCTAA
- a CDS encoding heme A synthase encodes MRNVAVEEKSVLGRFDLQNSSLAFGVGNRREWVFRLGLLMTVFTLFLMAVGSATRVMDAGLACPDWPLCFGTLVPQKQMNLQVFLEWFHRLLATSLGLMAIALVGLSVAWRQDLPRWVPATAAAALLLVVIQGILGGLTVTEQLRFEIVTAHLGTGLLFFCLLVALTVGLASFSGPGTAHWLQFSAAIASVCVYGQSILGGLVSSQWAVHQCLYGDRLCQVLNSHLLGVVPATLSVLAVVVVAWRSPALATLLRQLSFSLLFVVAAQIGLGVATFQLKLQLPPLTVAHQLVGATLLGLLVALTTLARRDCVGAA; translated from the coding sequence ATGAGGAATGTTGCTGTCGAGGAAAAATCAGTGCTTGGGCGCTTTGATCTCCAGAATTCCAGCCTCGCTTTTGGGGTGGGTAATCGACGTGAGTGGGTCTTTCGGTTAGGGCTGCTGATGACCGTCTTTACCTTGTTTCTGATGGCCGTTGGCAGCGCAACCCGGGTCATGGATGCCGGACTGGCCTGTCCCGATTGGCCCTTGTGCTTCGGCACCTTAGTGCCCCAAAAGCAAATGAACCTACAGGTCTTTTTGGAGTGGTTTCATCGCCTGCTGGCCACCAGTTTGGGGCTGATGGCGATCGCCCTTGTGGGGTTGAGCGTAGCATGGCGGCAGGACTTACCCCGCTGGGTACCCGCCACCGCAGCTGCTGCCCTCCTTTTGGTGGTCATTCAAGGCATTTTGGGCGGCCTGACGGTTACGGAGCAACTGCGATTTGAGATTGTCACGGCGCACTTGGGCACGGGGCTGCTCTTTTTCTGTCTTTTGGTGGCACTGACGGTGGGGCTGGCTTCCTTTAGCGGCCCAGGCACCGCTCACTGGCTCCAGTTCAGCGCCGCAATTGCCAGCGTTTGCGTCTATGGCCAAAGCATTCTGGGGGGGCTGGTGTCCTCCCAATGGGCGGTACATCAGTGCCTCTACGGCGATCGCCTGTGTCAGGTGCTCAACAGTCATCTATTGGGGGTTGTGCCCGCAACCTTAAGTGTCCTTGCCGTTGTTGTTGTGGCATGGCGTAGCCCCGCCCTAGCAACCCTGCTGCGCCAGCTTAGCTTTAGCCTGCTTTTTGTTGTCGCTGCCCAAATTGGTTTAGGGGTGGCCACATTTCAACTCAAGCTGCAACTGCCCCCCTTAACCGTTGCCCACCAACTGGTGGGTGCCACCCTACTGGGCCTACTGGTGGCCTTGACCACCCTTGCCAGACGTGATTGTGTGGGCGCTGCCTGA
- a CDS encoding class I SAM-dependent methyltransferase, which yields MDDFSPAQIAPIMAATVGMGFQLFSDPLTGSLLRTLAASKPRGNFLELGTGTGLATAWLLSGMDAHSALTTVENDSSVLAVAQTHLGDDPRLLIRCQDAGQFLSNLDPATCQFDLIFADTWAGKYTHLDAALAVLKVGGFYLIDDMLPQPTWPLGHAPKVAELMAHLAQRQDLHVTRLDWASGIIIAAKVAPKPEHEEVAHCPFCP from the coding sequence ATGGATGACTTCTCCCCTGCCCAAATTGCCCCAATCATGGCGGCAACTGTTGGTATGGGCTTTCAACTGTTTTCAGATCCGCTTACTGGATCGTTGCTGAGAACCTTGGCAGCCAGTAAACCGAGGGGCAATTTTCTAGAGCTAGGGACAGGCACAGGTCTGGCCACTGCATGGCTCCTGAGTGGCATGGATGCCCACTCCGCCCTGACAACGGTTGAAAATGACAGCAGTGTACTGGCAGTGGCGCAAACACACCTCGGCGATGATCCACGGCTGTTGATTCGCTGCCAAGATGCCGGGCAGTTTTTAAGCAACCTTGACCCAGCCACCTGTCAATTCGACCTCATCTTTGCTGATACTTGGGCGGGCAAATATACCCATCTTGATGCGGCCTTGGCTGTTCTCAAGGTTGGCGGGTTTTACCTGATCGACGACATGCTACCCCAGCCCACTTGGCCACTTGGTCATGCCCCTAAGGTGGCTGAACTGATGGCTCACTTGGCGCAACGGCAGGATCTGCACGTGACCCGGCTCGACTGGGCCAGTGGCATTATAATTGCGGCAAAAGTAGCCCCTAAGCCTGAACATGAAGAAGTTGCACATTGCCCTTTCTGCCCATGA
- a CDS encoding spore coat U domain-containing protein, which yields MLCSTLRKCLLAGVSLTALAGISVLMAPVAKAADAGTGNFTVNASVIQTCTVSGSIAFGNYDGTTKDTTGTINITCSSPTEVQIGLDAGSGTCAAPVRAMSDGTNSLTYGLYRSAADRTSGTAWGCDPPNNTQSLTPAQGGDSVTVYGRIPSGQFKPVGSYSQDVTITVTY from the coding sequence ATGTTGTGTTCTACGCTACGGAAATGCTTACTAGCGGGGGTTTCGCTGACTGCGCTTGCAGGAATTAGCGTTTTAATGGCTCCGGTGGCAAAAGCAGCAGATGCAGGTACAGGTAACTTTACAGTGAATGCGAGTGTGATTCAAACCTGCACCGTGAGTGGCTCGATTGCTTTTGGGAACTACGACGGAACCACTAAGGATACGACGGGTACTATCAACATTACGTGCTCTAGCCCAACAGAGGTACAAATTGGCCTGGATGCGGGGTCAGGAACCTGTGCTGCGCCTGTGCGGGCAATGTCTGACGGCACCAATAGCCTCACCTATGGTCTATATCGGAGTGCAGCAGATCGAACTAGCGGTACGGCATGGGGATGTGATCCACCCAATAATACCCAATCTTTGACCCCAGCCCAAGGGGGAGATAGTGTTACTGTCTATGGTCGTATTCCTAGCGGGCAATTCAAACCAGTGGGTAGCTACAGCCAAGACGTTACCATCACCGTGACGTACTAG
- a CDS encoding fimbria/pilus periplasmic chaperone, with amino-acid sequence MKQGLAWGFVSGALLAIGIGVLPILAQSARYQLSGTRVFLSPRQQSATITITNTGDVPVDFEVSLQQWRQMADGRDELTPAPPNSPELVVFPLILKIPPREARNIRLSRRVPPTATEVSYRLFIAELPPPNVQQTEQLQIRFVTQHSLPVFIEPATVQRRGEFVEPRVQQGQLAFGLRNTGNVHLQTLGIRVVGVNSEGRSIFEKKLDSVYILPGVTRSFTAVALPQDNCGAVQRLDIRLENSAIPLSTSVPTPGGVCR; translated from the coding sequence ATGAAACAAGGGTTGGCTTGGGGATTTGTTAGCGGCGCTCTGTTAGCGATCGGTATCGGCGTGTTGCCAATTCTGGCGCAGTCGGCGCGCTATCAACTGAGTGGTACTCGGGTGTTTCTCTCGCCGCGGCAGCAGTCCGCCACGATCACGATTACCAATACCGGCGATGTACCTGTTGATTTTGAGGTGAGCTTACAGCAATGGCGGCAAATGGCCGATGGTCGGGATGAGCTAACCCCGGCACCGCCCAACAGCCCAGAACTCGTTGTTTTTCCACTGATTTTGAAGATTCCTCCCCGCGAGGCACGCAACATCCGCCTTAGTCGTCGTGTCCCTCCCACTGCGACTGAGGTTTCCTATCGATTGTTCATTGCGGAGTTGCCGCCACCCAATGTGCAGCAAACCGAGCAGTTACAAATTCGCTTTGTTACCCAGCACAGCCTACCCGTTTTTATTGAACCCGCCACGGTACAGCGTCGGGGGGAGTTTGTCGAGCCACGGGTGCAGCAGGGGCAGCTAGCCTTTGGTCTGCGCAACACGGGTAACGTTCATCTACAAACCCTAGGCATTCGGGTTGTGGGTGTGAACAGCGAAGGACGTTCCATTTTTGAAAAAAAACTGGACTCGGTCTATATATTACCGGGGGTGACCCGTTCCTTTACTGCTGTTGCGTTACCGCAAGACAACTGTGGGGCTGTTCAACGTCTTGACATTCGCCTCGAAAATTCAGCGATTCCCTTGTCAACTTCTGTACCGACACCGGGGGGCGTGTGTCGTTAG
- a CDS encoding fimbria/pilus outer membrane usher protein produces the protein MAPPPEAPDPTPAVVIPADPAAIYDLVVNQAPRGEVVVYLRGSDVWIPWQDLVNAGLRDIGGDREIIAGVEHVSLQSLAPAITFERDDAALLLRLQTPATQLETGVINFNPSNAPSGILYSQPLSAYLNYGINWQDFETLSAGGELVISFGGNALASGWFVDPENGLQRGITNLVFDNPKNLTSLAIGDAFVTTDTLGGGGLLGGISWGRNFELSPYLIRQPSFNAAGVVDSPAKAEVYLNKRLLRTLELPPGPFRLENLPYNSGFNHIRVVVTDAAGKTQVFDSRYVQFSRLLKPGLSEFFVTAGAERQDFGSRNFSYDDTVRILGTYRQGVLTNLTLGGRIEATDQLINTGISVSTALPLGTLDLAAAVSQTEGVLGHAVALSYFYPGRWLGFGGGVRLLSDAYANTSLTLTGARPRLEGFFTASVPLGSRINLSGQYNYTDQRDALARDQISLSAQVRLSRRLNLFIQASQSQVQSQSPDNRFSVNLNYFLGGNANLNAGWRQEGNQGVPSFSVQRYLPQGEGYGYRVQLEQQNEQGRAQNTFLYNAPWASYQLGYSRSGDTNNTLLGMEGAIVAIGGGLYTTRPIRNSFVLVDLGNVPGVATFLSNQLMGRTNRQGKIIIPNLIPYYGNQVSIDPDSVPENYLAANDSLLIAPPFRGGGIARFTVQRIQNFIGTVVLQRAGTPIIPALGEFTVQRGEEMVASPLNRNGQFYFETLAPGDYTAQVRFEREVCTFSLSIPASDELFVDLGTLTCVLP, from the coding sequence GTGGCACCCCCGCCAGAAGCGCCTGATCCGACACCGGCAGTTGTCATTCCGGCAGATCCGGCGGCCATTTACGATCTGGTGGTGAACCAAGCCCCCCGCGGCGAAGTGGTGGTCTATTTACGGGGGTCGGATGTGTGGATCCCGTGGCAGGATTTGGTCAATGCGGGCCTACGGGATATTGGGGGCGATCGCGAAATAATTGCTGGAGTTGAGCATGTTTCGCTTCAGTCTCTGGCTCCCGCCATTACGTTTGAGCGAGACGATGCGGCACTGCTATTGCGCCTGCAAACTCCGGCCACGCAACTAGAAACGGGTGTGATCAACTTTAACCCCAGTAACGCACCCAGCGGTATTCTCTACAGTCAGCCCCTGAGTGCCTATCTCAACTACGGTATCAACTGGCAGGACTTTGAAACCCTATCCGCAGGCGGAGAACTGGTCATTAGTTTTGGTGGTAATGCCTTGGCCAGTGGGTGGTTTGTGGATCCTGAGAATGGGTTGCAGCGGGGGATTACCAACCTTGTGTTCGACAACCCCAAAAACTTAACCAGCCTTGCCATTGGCGACGCATTTGTAACTACGGATACGCTGGGCGGCGGCGGCCTACTGGGAGGCATTAGCTGGGGACGTAATTTTGAGCTAAGTCCGTACCTGATTCGCCAACCCAGTTTTAATGCCGCAGGGGTGGTTGACAGCCCCGCTAAGGCGGAGGTGTACCTGAACAAGCGGTTACTGCGCACACTTGAGCTACCCCCGGGACCGTTCCGGCTCGAAAATTTGCCCTACAATTCCGGGTTTAACCACATTCGCGTTGTGGTGACCGATGCGGCGGGGAAAACACAGGTCTTTGACTCCCGCTATGTGCAGTTTTCGCGTCTCCTGAAGCCGGGTCTTTCAGAGTTTTTTGTGACCGCGGGTGCCGAGCGCCAAGATTTTGGCAGCCGTAACTTTAGCTACGATGACACGGTGCGTATCCTCGGTACGTATCGCCAAGGGGTGCTCACCAACCTGACCCTCGGCGGTCGCATTGAAGCCACCGATCAACTCATTAACACGGGGATTTCCGTCAGTACAGCGCTACCGCTGGGGACGCTGGATTTGGCGGCAGCGGTGAGTCAGACTGAGGGGGTGCTAGGTCATGCGGTGGCCTTGTCCTACTTTTATCCTGGACGTTGGCTGGGCTTTGGTGGCGGTGTGCGCCTACTTAGCGATGCCTATGCCAACACTAGCCTTACCCTCACGGGCGCTCGCCCCCGCTTAGAGGGGTTTTTTACCGCCTCTGTGCCCCTAGGTTCCCGCATTAACCTCAGCGGCCAGTACAACTACACTGACCAACGAGATGCCTTGGCCCGCGACCAAATTAGCCTTTCGGCTCAAGTGCGCCTCAGCCGCCGCTTAAATCTGTTTATCCAAGCTTCCCAGTCTCAAGTGCAATCCCAATCCCCCGACAATCGGTTTTCCGTGAACCTTAATTACTTCCTAGGGGGGAACGCCAACCTGAACGCGGGTTGGCGGCAGGAAGGCAATCAAGGGGTGCCCTCCTTTTCGGTTCAGCGGTACTTACCCCAAGGAGAAGGCTATGGCTACCGCGTGCAACTCGAGCAGCAAAACGAGCAAGGCCGCGCCCAGAATACCTTTTTGTATAATGCCCCTTGGGCCAGCTATCAGTTGGGCTACAGCCGCAGCGGCGATACAAACAACACCCTGCTGGGTATGGAGGGGGCGATCGTGGCCATTGGCGGTGGTCTTTATACCACCCGCCCCATTCGCAACAGCTTTGTCCTTGTGGATCTGGGTAACGTGCCGGGGGTAGCCACGTTCCTCAGCAATCAGCTCATGGGTCGCACCAACCGCCAAGGCAAAATCATTATTCCCAACCTGATTCCCTACTACGGCAACCAAGTGAGTATTGACCCCGACAGCGTCCCCGAAAACTACCTTGCGGCCAACGACTCCCTGCTCATTGCGCCACCGTTCCGGGGCGGCGGCATTGCCCGCTTTACCGTACAGCGCATCCAAAACTTTATTGGCACCGTCGTCTTGCAGCGGGCCGGTACCCCAATTATTCCAGCCCTCGGAGAGTTCACCGTGCAGCGGGGAGAAGAAATGGTGGCTTCCCCCCTAAACCGCAACGGCCAGTTTTATTTTGAGACCCTAGCCCCGGGGGACTACACCGCCCAAGTGCGCTTTGAGCGGGAGGTGTGTACCTTTAGCCTCAGCATTCCGGCCAGCGACGAGTTATTTGTGGATCTAGGAACCCTCACCTGCGTGCTGCCGTGA